In the Sediminibacter sp. Hel_I_10 genome, one interval contains:
- a CDS encoding GAF domain-containing protein — protein MTFNDLKSQVSTIITNQGLNRDEKLLGICKLLETNIAHYNWVGFYFKNGDKNELKLGPYVGAPTDHDIIPFGKGICGQVAVSNKNFVVPDVSAQDNYIACSITVKAEIVIPIFVNGENIGQIDIDSNTPDPFTTEDERFLEFVCAEVSTLL, from the coding sequence ATGACTTTTAACGATCTCAAATCGCAAGTAAGCACCATCATCACCAATCAAGGATTAAACAGGGACGAAAAACTCTTGGGGATCTGTAAATTACTAGAAACTAACATTGCACATTACAATTGGGTTGGTTTTTATTTTAAAAATGGCGACAAAAATGAGCTTAAATTAGGTCCTTATGTTGGGGCACCTACAGATCATGACATCATTCCTTTTGGAAAGGGCATTTGCGGTCAAGTGGCGGTATCTAACAAAAATTTCGTGGTACCAGATGTTTCTGCACAAGATAATTACATTGCGTGTAGCATCACGGTAAAGGCAGAAATTGTGATCCCTATCTTTGTAAACGGCGAAAATATTGGCCAAATTGACATTGATTCTAATACTCCAGATCCATTCACCACAGAAGATGAGCGTTTCTTAGAGTTTGTTTGCGCTGAGGTGTCGACCCTACTTTAA
- a CDS encoding efflux RND transporter permease subunit, which produces MLNKGIKFLIENKLIAVLLLVLFVGWGVVTAPFNWDTGILPTDPVAVDAIPDIGENQQIVFTKWQGRSPQDIEDQITYPLTTSLLGIPGVKTIRSSSMFGFSSIYIIFDEDIEFYWSRSRILEKLNSLPSGLLPDGVNPALGPDATGLGQIFWYTLEGRDKEGNVTGGWDLQELRSIQDYYVKYGLSSASGVSEVASIGGYVQEYQVDVDPEKMRQYNIGLNAIVKAVKESNQDIGAQTLEINQAEYLVRGLGYVKSVADIENAVVTSENFTSLRIKDVANVHLGPQSRRGILDKEGAEVVGGVVVARYGANPLEVINNVKAQITELSSGLPSKVLSDGRTSQVTIVPFYDRAELIQETLQTLNEALTLEILITILVIIVMVFNLRASILISGLLPVAVLMVFITMKLFNVDANIVALSGIAIAIGTMVDVGVILAENMIRHLEDEKLRLNQSGEEYTTNEIIYNATAEVSGAILTAVLTTIISFIPVFTMIGAEGKLFRPLAFTKTMALTASLIIALFLIPPFAAFLFKKSNMMERSKYLINGVLIILGITAVGYGYWLGLILIAYGVVALLSLRDIITPKRANLIHIIISCIAIVILLAEYWRPLGFDRSIMINLIFVSLICFGLLGVFTVFRRYYERILSWALQNRLLFLIIPTTVLILGILIMRDTEKEFMPALNEGSFLLMPTSLPHAGAEENKRVLQQLDMAVASIPEIKTVVGKAGRTESALDPAPLSMYENMIQYKSEYMRNEQGERQRYRVTDDGLFVLKNDQFIINPNNEIDGTNKYKASQLKTNATQKDLIEDNNGEYYRNWRPEINSPDDIWNEIVAVTKFPGVTSAPKLQPIETRLVMLQTGMRAPMGIKVKGPDLRTIEAFGLELEEILKKAEGVKEQAVFADRIVGKPYLLIDIKREQLARYGLSVMDVQEVLEVAVGGMPLTQTVEGRERYSVRVRYPRELRANPEDLRRIYVPVNNGNPVPLGELVDIRYEKGPQVIKSEDTFLIGYVLFDKRDGFAEVEVVENAQALIQKHINDGELLVPQGVSYRFTGTYENQLRAEKTLSVVVPLALLIIFLILYFQFRSVATSLMVFSGIAVAFAGGFIMIWLYGQDWFFNFSLFGENMRELFNMKTINLSVAVWVGFIALFGIATDDGVVMATYLTQTFDKENTTDKSGIRRATLEAAGKRIRPCLMTTVTTILALLPVLTSTGKGSDIMIPMAIPIFGGMVIDITSYFLVPVLYSWKKEYQLKKASK; this is translated from the coding sequence ATGCTCAATAAAGGCATCAAATTCCTTATAGAAAACAAACTGATTGCAGTACTCTTACTCGTACTATTTGTGGGTTGGGGTGTTGTAACTGCGCCATTTAATTGGGACACTGGTATTTTACCTACAGATCCAGTTGCAGTTGATGCTATTCCCGATATTGGCGAAAACCAGCAAATCGTTTTTACCAAATGGCAAGGGCGATCTCCCCAAGATATTGAAGATCAAATTACCTATCCGCTTACCACCTCATTGTTAGGCATTCCTGGGGTAAAGACCATTCGCAGCTCCTCTATGTTTGGGTTCTCTAGCATCTATATCATTTTTGATGAAGATATTGAGTTTTATTGGTCCCGAAGTCGCATTCTTGAAAAGCTCAATTCCTTACCTAGTGGTCTATTGCCAGATGGCGTAAACCCAGCTCTTGGTCCAGATGCTACAGGATTGGGACAAATTTTTTGGTATACCTTAGAGGGCCGAGACAAAGAGGGCAATGTAACTGGTGGTTGGGATTTACAAGAACTTCGGAGCATTCAAGATTATTATGTGAAATACGGATTGTCTTCCGCAAGTGGGGTCTCAGAAGTAGCCTCTATAGGTGGTTATGTTCAAGAATATCAGGTTGATGTTGATCCTGAAAAGATGCGACAATACAATATTGGTTTAAATGCCATTGTAAAAGCGGTTAAGGAAAGTAATCAAGATATTGGCGCTCAAACCCTAGAAATCAATCAAGCCGAGTATTTGGTTCGCGGTCTGGGTTATGTAAAGTCTGTTGCTGATATCGAAAATGCGGTGGTTACCTCAGAAAATTTTACGTCTCTAAGAATTAAGGATGTTGCAAATGTGCATTTAGGACCTCAGTCCAGACGAGGAATCTTAGATAAAGAAGGGGCAGAAGTGGTTGGTGGCGTAGTGGTGGCACGATACGGTGCCAATCCTTTAGAAGTTATAAATAATGTTAAAGCTCAAATTACAGAGCTTTCTTCGGGGTTACCCTCAAAGGTATTGTCAGACGGTAGGACTTCGCAAGTTACTATTGTGCCCTTTTATGATCGCGCAGAGCTCATTCAAGAAACGCTCCAAACGCTTAATGAAGCACTCACGCTAGAAATCTTAATTACCATTTTGGTGATTATTGTCATGGTATTCAATCTACGGGCATCCATTCTTATCTCAGGGCTTTTGCCTGTTGCCGTCTTGATGGTTTTTATTACCATGAAACTCTTTAATGTCGATGCTAATATCGTAGCGCTTTCTGGTATTGCCATTGCTATAGGAACTATGGTGGATGTGGGCGTTATACTTGCGGAAAATATGATTCGGCATTTGGAAGATGAGAAATTACGCCTTAACCAAAGCGGTGAAGAATACACCACAAACGAAATTATCTACAATGCAACCGCTGAAGTTTCTGGCGCAATCCTAACTGCGGTGCTTACAACTATAATCAGTTTCATTCCAGTATTTACGATGATAGGTGCTGAAGGTAAATTATTTCGTCCGCTCGCATTTACGAAGACCATGGCACTTACCGCATCTTTGATCATCGCTCTTTTCTTGATACCGCCATTTGCCGCGTTCCTGTTTAAAAAGAGCAATATGATGGAACGCTCTAAATATCTTATCAATGGTGTACTCATTATTCTTGGAATCACAGCAGTAGGTTATGGCTACTGGTTAGGTCTCATTTTGATAGCCTATGGCGTTGTTGCACTTTTGAGCCTGCGGGATATCATCACACCAAAACGAGCTAATCTCATACATATCATCATTTCCTGTATTGCAATCGTCATCTTGCTCGCAGAGTACTGGCGACCACTGGGTTTTGACCGAAGTATCATGATCAATCTGATTTTTGTGTCGCTCATTTGCTTTGGGTTGCTTGGTGTTTTTACTGTATTCCGAAGGTATTATGAACGTATTCTGAGCTGGGCACTTCAAAATCGCTTACTGTTTCTTATAATTCCGACAACAGTTTTGATTTTGGGCATTCTCATTATGCGAGATACAGAAAAGGAATTTATGCCCGCCCTTAATGAAGGCTCCTTTTTATTGATGCCAACTTCTTTACCGCACGCAGGGGCTGAAGAAAATAAGCGAGTGCTGCAACAGTTGGATATGGCAGTGGCGAGCATCCCAGAAATTAAAACTGTGGTTGGTAAAGCAGGCCGAACAGAATCTGCTCTCGATCCAGCACCGCTTTCTATGTATGAAAATATGATTCAGTACAAATCTGAATATATGCGAAACGAGCAGGGAGAGAGACAGCGTTATCGAGTGACCGATGATGGATTATTTGTTTTAAAGAATGATCAGTTTATTATCAATCCAAATAATGAAATCGACGGTACTAATAAATATAAAGCATCACAGCTCAAAACAAATGCAACCCAAAAAGATTTGATTGAAGATAACAATGGTGAGTACTATCGCAATTGGCGCCCAGAGATCAACAGTCCTGATGATATATGGAATGAAATTGTAGCGGTAACCAAGTTTCCTGGAGTAACATCTGCACCAAAACTCCAACCTATTGAGACACGGCTCGTGATGTTACAAACAGGCATGCGTGCGCCTATGGGAATAAAAGTGAAAGGTCCCGATTTAAGAACAATAGAAGCCTTTGGACTAGAATTAGAAGAAATTTTAAAGAAAGCAGAAGGCGTTAAAGAGCAAGCTGTTTTTGCAGATCGAATTGTAGGTAAGCCATATCTGCTTATTGATATAAAACGTGAGCAATTGGCACGTTACGGTCTCTCCGTTATGGATGTTCAGGAAGTTTTGGAAGTGGCCGTTGGCGGCATGCCTCTCACTCAAACAGTAGAAGGGCGTGAGCGCTATAGCGTAAGAGTACGTTATCCGCGCGAGTTACGAGCAAATCCAGAGGATTTAAGGCGTATTTATGTTCCTGTAAATAATGGAAACCCTGTTCCTTTAGGAGAATTGGTGGATATCAGATATGAAAAAGGTCCTCAGGTGATCAAAAGTGAAGACACGTTTTTGATTGGTTATGTGCTTTTTGATAAGCGGGATGGATTTGCCGAAGTAGAGGTTGTAGAAAATGCGCAGGCACTCATTCAGAAGCATATTAATGACGGAGAGCTACTAGTTCCTCAAGGCGTAAGCTATCGTTTTACTGGTACTTATGAGAATCAACTTCGTGCAGAAAAGACGCTTTCCGTAGTTGTGCCATTGGCCTTACTGATTATATTTTTGATTTTATATTTCCAGTTTCGCTCAGTAGCGACCTCGCTCATGGTGTTCTCCGGAATTGCTGTAGCATTTGCAGGTGGTTTTATTATGATATGGCTTTATGGCCAAGATTGGTTCTTTAATTTTAGTTTGTTTGGAGAGAACATGCGAGAACTTTTTAACATGAAAACCATTAATTTAAGTGTTGCGGTTTGGGTTGGGTTTATAGCGCTGTTTGGTATTGCAACAGATGATGGCGTGGTTATGGCCACTTATCTCACCCAAACGTTTGATAAGGAAAATACTACAGATAAATCCGGAATCAGACGAGCAACTCTAGAGGCTGCAGGTAAGCGCATTAGACCATGTTTAATGACTACGGTAACCACCATTCTGGCGCTCTTACCGGTGCTTACTTCTACGGGCAAAGGCAGTGATATTATGATCCCAATGGCGATACCTATTTTTGGTGGGATGGTCATTGATATCACGTCGTATTTTTTGGTGCCAGTGCTTTATAGCTGGAAAAAAGAATACCAACTTAAAAAAGCCAGCAAATGA
- a CDS encoding glycosyltransferase family A protein: MTFFSVIIPLYNKEREIKSTIDSVLAQSFKDFEIIIVNDGSTDGSEAVIKSINNKKIRYFSQENKGASACRNEAISKATGTHIALLDADDLWSKTYLETINRLIDSYPNENVFATAVTIETLTSTKPSTYSLNNIESGATYLLNYFEASYINTILTSSSTVLHKNVFEQIGNYDTTIKSGQDTDLWIRIGLNYNVVFINKSLVVYRYSKQSLSNRTKNVNHKPRYDAYIDMEDKNLALKKFMDLNRFSMAILSKLANDQTNFKWYEEKIDYSNLNKKQRLLLKQPSILIRLSYTIKSCFESLGIELSVFK; encoded by the coding sequence ATGACTTTTTTTTCAGTTATTATTCCGCTTTATAATAAAGAACGAGAAATAAAATCTACTATTGATAGTGTTTTGGCTCAATCCTTTAAAGATTTTGAAATCATTATCGTGAATGATGGTTCAACTGATGGAAGTGAAGCGGTTATCAAGTCTATAAATAATAAAAAGATAAGGTACTTCTCACAAGAAAACAAGGGAGCGTCTGCCTGTAGAAATGAAGCTATTTCAAAAGCCACAGGGACTCATATTGCGCTATTAGACGCTGACGATCTATGGAGCAAGACTTATTTAGAAACAATCAATAGACTTATCGATTCTTATCCAAACGAAAATGTATTTGCGACCGCGGTAACTATTGAAACGTTGACTAGCACAAAGCCATCAACATACTCTCTAAATAATATAGAGTCTGGCGCCACTTATCTCCTTAATTATTTTGAAGCGAGCTATATTAATACAATATTGACTAGCTCAAGTACTGTTTTACATAAAAATGTTTTTGAGCAAATAGGTAATTACGATACAACCATAAAAAGTGGGCAAGATACAGATCTGTGGATCAGAATCGGGTTAAACTATAATGTTGTATTTATCAATAAATCACTGGTTGTTTATAGGTATAGCAAGCAGAGTTTATCTAATCGAACAAAGAACGTCAATCATAAACCGCGATACGATGCTTATATTGATATGGAAGACAAAAACCTTGCTTTGAAGAAATTTATGGATTTAAACAGATTTTCCATGGCCATTTTATCTAAACTAGCTAATGACCAAACTAACTTCAAGTGGTATGAAGAAAAAATTGATTATAGCAATTTGAATAAAAAACAAAGACTTTTACTTAAACAACCGTCAATTTTAATTAGGCTGTCTTATACTATCAAAAGTTGTTTTGAAAGCCTAGGTATTGAATTAAGTGTTTTTAAATAA
- a CDS encoding cell division ATP-binding protein FtsE, producing the protein MSQTVLKLKDVAIYQGDSMVLSQVNFEMQKGDFVYLIGKTGSGKSSFMKTLYGDLELTEGEGQIVDYDLRTLKENDIPFLRRKLGIVFQDFKLLPDRTINQNLEFVLKATGWKEKNKIKERIETVLDKVAMKTKGFKFPHELSGGEQQRIAIARALLNEPELILADEPTGNLDPQTSIEVMEVLRDINNNGNTILMATHDYALLLKYPSKTLKCDENKVFEVVQRK; encoded by the coding sequence ATGTCTCAAACTGTCTTAAAATTAAAGGATGTCGCTATTTATCAAGGCGACAGCATGGTACTATCTCAAGTTAATTTTGAAATGCAGAAAGGCGATTTTGTATACTTAATTGGTAAAACCGGAAGTGGCAAAAGTAGTTTTATGAAGACGCTTTACGGCGATTTAGAACTTACAGAAGGCGAAGGTCAAATTGTAGATTATGACCTTAGAACCTTGAAGGAAAATGACATTCCGTTTTTAAGACGAAAGTTGGGCATTGTGTTTCAAGATTTCAAATTGTTGCCAGACCGTACCATCAATCAAAACCTAGAATTTGTTCTTAAAGCTACAGGTTGGAAAGAGAAAAACAAGATCAAAGAGCGTATTGAAACAGTGTTGGATAAAGTTGCCATGAAAACCAAGGGCTTTAAATTTCCGCACGAACTTTCTGGTGGAGAACAACAACGTATTGCTATTGCCCGTGCCTTACTTAATGAGCCTGAATTGATCCTGGCCGATGAGCCTACAGGAAACTTAGATCCTCAAACCAGTATTGAGGTTATGGAAGTATTGCGAGACATCAACAACAATGGAAATACCATTCTTATGGCCACTCACGATTATGCGCTTTTACTGAAATACCCTAGCAAGACCTTAAAGTGCGATGAGAATAAGGTTTTTGAAGTGGTACAGCGGAAATAG
- the xrtF gene encoding exosortase family protein XrtF, whose translation MKALFIKYKSVVKFILTFLAVYFVLSFAYKLYLDFSDGSTYYPDYITNLVAVQSDALLDSFGYNAQVIPHPDEPSMKVIVNGKYVARVIEGCNAISVIILFLSFIIAFAGKFKTTFFYMISGSVMIYTVNLFRIVIITIGLYHYPWRRDILHVVIFPMLIYGMVFLLWMFWVNRFSKVNKRHA comes from the coding sequence TTGAAGGCACTTTTTATTAAATATAAATCTGTAGTAAAGTTTATCCTTACCTTTCTTGCGGTTTATTTTGTCTTATCATTTGCTTATAAGTTATATCTGGATTTTTCTGATGGATCTACCTATTACCCAGATTATATAACAAATCTTGTTGCCGTGCAGAGCGATGCACTTTTGGATAGCTTTGGCTATAATGCTCAAGTAATACCGCATCCCGATGAGCCATCGATGAAGGTGATTGTGAACGGTAAATACGTGGCTAGAGTTATTGAGGGTTGCAATGCAATAAGTGTAATCATTCTATTTTTATCCTTTATTATTGCATTTGCAGGTAAGTTCAAAACCACTTTTTTTTATATGATATCCGGCAGCGTTATGATATATACGGTAAATTTATTTCGCATCGTAATCATAACAATAGGACTCTATCATTATCCTTGGCGGCGAGATATTTTGCACGTCGTCATCTTTCCTATGCTTATTTACGGAATGGTTTTTTTACTGTGGATGTTTTGGGTTAATCGATTCTCAAAGGTAAATAAACGACATGCGTAG
- a CDS encoding glycosyltransferase: MANATMKIALVGISLAQGGAERSMAMLSEMLTERGFEVYIIILNDDIAYAYSGIIFNMGKLKGDNDSIFKRLIRFGKLKNYLSEQKFDWIIDHRPKNRYYRELFYHNFIYQTQRVIYVTHSSKQVLNSKKPKNQFYKIHKFAHINIAVSKYIEHHILKAANILNTATIYNAYDADWKDKIYPLTPALIGKTYILYYGRIIDSVKDITFLINCFLESNLWKKNIYLVIVGDGPDKNKLEQYAKKFEGHEFIQFHPFTVNPFPYIAHSKFVVLTSKYEGFPMVLVETLSLGVPVVSLDIVSGPNEVIEHNKNGQLISNRNKDEFIKAMTLMFEDVNLYERCKKNTKLSVAQFAKDKIAKQWENILRNDI; this comes from the coding sequence ATGGCTAATGCTACAATGAAAATAGCTTTGGTGGGTATTTCATTAGCTCAAGGCGGTGCTGAACGTTCAATGGCGATGCTCTCGGAAATGTTGACCGAAAGAGGTTTCGAAGTGTACATTATCATATTAAACGATGATATCGCTTATGCTTACTCTGGCATTATTTTTAATATGGGAAAACTAAAGGGCGATAACGATTCCATCTTCAAACGGCTTATTCGATTTGGAAAACTCAAGAACTACTTATCAGAGCAAAAATTTGATTGGATCATTGATCATCGCCCTAAAAACAGATATTACAGAGAGTTGTTTTATCATAATTTTATTTATCAAACCCAAAGGGTTATTTATGTTACTCATAGTTCAAAACAAGTATTAAATTCAAAAAAGCCTAAGAATCAATTTTATAAGATTCACAAATTTGCTCATATTAATATTGCAGTCTCAAAGTATATTGAACATCACATATTGAAAGCAGCAAACATTTTAAATACCGCTACTATATATAATGCCTATGATGCTGATTGGAAAGACAAAATATATCCCCTCACACCTGCATTGATTGGGAAGACATATATACTTTATTACGGTAGAATCATAGATTCAGTAAAAGACATTACTTTTTTGATCAATTGTTTTCTTGAATCAAATCTTTGGAAAAAAAACATTTATTTAGTTATTGTGGGAGATGGTCCTGATAAAAATAAACTTGAGCAATATGCTAAAAAGTTTGAAGGGCATGAATTCATACAATTTCATCCATTTACAGTTAATCCTTTCCCGTATATTGCCCATAGCAAATTCGTTGTTTTAACTAGTAAATATGAAGGGTTTCCAATGGTTTTAGTAGAAACCCTATCTCTTGGGGTGCCTGTGGTTTCATTAGACATTGTATCTGGCCCAAATGAAGTTATAGAACATAATAAAAATGGACAATTAATTTCAAATAGAAATAAAGATGAATTTATAAAAGCCATGACTTTGATGTTCGAAGACGTTAATTTATATGAAAGATGCAAGAAGAACACAAAATTATCGGTCGCTCAATTTGCTAAAGATAAGATTGCAAAGCAATGGGAGAATATATTGAGAAATGATATCTAA
- a CDS encoding glycosyltransferase produces the protein MLSILIPVYKYNIVPLVEELYAQCQLCKIPFEILAYEDGSKSPLNKTNQDVNRLEKCSFKELETNIGRSAIRNLLARNAQYKSLLFVDAGTYPKNTNFVEDYLKIISKDVSIGGMTSLEKAPLKPYKLRWLYTKKRESNFKNGKVFCSSNFMIKKTIVTVFPFDESITHYGYEDVLFFTHLKKNDIDITYIENPVIHDSEDKADIFIKKTENAIENLIMLIASEKLSKEEFSLSKMQAYIRKLRLDALVVFFFRTTKPFLEMNFNSSYPSLILFDFYRLGYYCLINRKVR, from the coding sequence ATGCTTTCGATACTCATCCCGGTTTATAAATACAACATTGTACCATTAGTTGAAGAACTTTATGCTCAATGTCAGTTATGCAAAATTCCTTTTGAAATTTTGGCATATGAAGATGGATCGAAATCCCCCTTAAACAAAACAAATCAAGACGTTAACCGTTTAGAGAAATGCTCTTTTAAAGAGTTAGAAACTAATATTGGAAGAAGCGCTATCCGTAATTTATTGGCTAGAAATGCTCAGTATAAATCTCTATTATTTGTTGATGCGGGAACGTACCCTAAAAATACGAATTTTGTAGAAGATTATCTCAAGATTATTTCTAAAGATGTTAGTATTGGAGGAATGACCTCTCTAGAAAAAGCGCCATTAAAGCCCTATAAATTAAGATGGCTATATACTAAAAAAAGGGAGTCTAATTTCAAAAACGGTAAGGTCTTTTGTTCATCAAATTTCATGATTAAGAAAACTATTGTAACAGTGTTCCCTTTTGATGAAAGCATCACTCATTATGGTTACGAGGATGTTCTTTTTTTTACTCATCTTAAGAAAAATGATATCGATATCACTTATATTGAAAACCCTGTGATACATGATTCTGAAGACAAGGCAGATATATTCATTAAGAAAACAGAAAATGCCATTGAAAACTTGATCATGTTAATTGCATCGGAAAAATTATCTAAAGAAGAATTTAGTTTATCTAAAATGCAAGCTTATATTAGAAAATTGAGATTAGATGCATTAGTCGTATTTTTTTTCCGCACCACTAAGCCTTTTCTGGAAATGAATTTTAACTCTAGCTATCCTTCGCTTATCCTATTCGATTTTTATCGCTTAGGATACTATTGTTTAATCAACCGTAAAGTAAGATGA
- a CDS encoding exosortase F system-associated protein: MRRPINFILLGVLFTLLVMIRFFEMDLFYDPYLLFFQNDYLYMDFPNREVLKLTLHTSLRYFLNSSISLGILYLVFKEVSIVKFSAIFYGLAYVILILIFLYFVINPRQEDYYLFFNFRRFLIQPICLLLLLPAFYYYKLRR; this comes from the coding sequence ATGCGTAGACCCATCAACTTCATACTGTTGGGTGTTCTTTTTACACTCCTTGTGATGATTCGTTTCTTTGAGATGGATTTGTTTTATGATCCCTATTTGCTATTTTTTCAAAACGATTACCTCTACATGGATTTTCCAAATAGGGAAGTGCTCAAACTCACCTTACATACAAGCCTTCGCTACTTTTTGAACTCATCGATTTCTTTGGGGATTCTATATCTGGTTTTTAAGGAGGTTTCCATTGTCAAGTTTTCTGCGATCTTTTATGGTTTGGCCTATGTGATCTTGATTTTAATATTTCTTTACTTTGTGATCAACCCGCGGCAAGAAGATTACTATTTGTTTTTCAATTTTAGACGTTTCCTTATACAGCCTATATGCTTACTGCTCTTGTTACCAGCATTTTATTATTACAAATTAAGGCGATAG
- a CDS encoding FdtA/QdtA family cupin domain-containing protein, which translates to MKQTELNDIEEISIPKISDPDGRGNLAVIENNILQYKIKRVYYLYDIPSDATRGGHAHINLRQSLIALSGSFDVVLDDGKERKTITLNKPNKALLIPTGIWRELENFSSGAVCLVLASEVYDEADYIRGYEDFKLFKNT; encoded by the coding sequence ATGAAACAAACAGAATTAAACGATATTGAAGAAATAAGCATTCCTAAAATTTCTGATCCAGATGGTAGAGGTAATTTAGCTGTTATAGAAAATAATATTCTGCAATATAAAATTAAGAGAGTGTATTATCTTTATGATATACCCAGTGATGCTACCCGCGGTGGGCATGCACATATTAACTTACGGCAGTCTCTTATAGCCTTAAGCGGAAGCTTTGATGTGGTTTTGGATGATGGTAAAGAAAGAAAGACAATAACGCTTAATAAGCCTAACAAAGCATTGCTAATTCCAACGGGTATTTGGCGAGAGTTGGAGAATTTTTCATCGGGTGCCGTGTGTTTGGTTCTAGCTTCAGAAGTTTATGATGAAGCAGATTATATTAGGGGGTATGAAGATTTTAAATTATTTAAAAACACTTAA
- a CDS encoding glycosyltransferase → MRVLLIGEYSRLHNSLKEGLNIAGHDVLLVGERDGFKNYNVDIEIGAKIFNNGILHLATKFLNKYIGLNLTSLENAYRFYKILPQLKKYDVVQIINEGILKTYPRLEILLFKRLLKHNNCVYLLSCGIDYINVKYAFDKKFKYSILTPLHEDKKLQKYYTHILKKIKPSHYKLHQYLFKMIDGVIATDIDYHLPLLNHPKYIGMLPNPINVEKIKYIRPDINNKLIVFHGVNTSNYIKKGNNYFDDALDIIKEKYPKKVTIIRSENIPYDEYIKLYDSSHILLDQVYAYDQGYNALEAMAKGKVVFTGAEQQWLDYYNLNKNTVAINALPDVDYLVEKLSWLIENPEEILSISNNARNFIMREHHYIDIAKRYVDTWRLNSAT, encoded by the coding sequence GTGAGAGTTTTATTAATTGGTGAGTATAGCAGATTACATAATTCTTTAAAAGAAGGACTAAATATTGCAGGACACGATGTTTTGTTAGTTGGCGAAAGAGACGGATTCAAGAACTACAATGTGGACATTGAAATTGGCGCTAAGATTTTCAATAACGGAATTTTACATCTGGCTACAAAATTTTTGAATAAGTACATTGGTCTTAATTTAACTTCACTTGAAAACGCCTATCGCTTTTACAAAATTCTACCTCAATTAAAAAAATATGACGTTGTACAGATTATAAATGAAGGCATTTTAAAAACCTATCCACGACTTGAAATTTTATTGTTTAAGAGACTTTTAAAACATAATAATTGCGTTTATCTACTTTCATGCGGTATCGATTATATCAACGTTAAATACGCATTCGATAAAAAATTTAAATACTCCATACTTACGCCCCTGCATGAAGACAAAAAACTACAAAAATATTACACGCATATTTTAAAAAAAATAAAACCATCTCATTATAAATTGCATCAATATTTGTTCAAAATGATAGATGGAGTCATAGCTACTGATATAGACTATCACCTACCCTTATTAAACCATCCTAAATATATTGGTATGCTCCCAAATCCCATAAACGTTGAAAAAATCAAGTATATAAGACCTGATATTAATAACAAGCTGATTGTTTTTCATGGTGTAAATACGTCAAATTATATAAAAAAAGGAAACAATTATTTTGATGATGCTCTAGATATAATAAAAGAAAAGTACCCCAAAAAAGTCACTATTATAAGGTCTGAAAACATACCTTACGATGAGTACATTAAACTTTATGACTCATCCCATATTCTATTAGATCAAGTGTATGCTTATGACCAAGGTTATAATGCGCTTGAAGCTATGGCCAAAGGGAAGGTTGTTTTTACGGGAGCGGAACAGCAATGGCTAGATTATTACAATCTAAATAAAAACACGGTGGCAATTAACGCATTACCAGATGTTGACTACCTTGTTGAAAAACTAAGCTGGCTTATTGAAAATCCAGAGGAAATCTTGAGCATCTCCAATAATGCAAGAAACTTTATAATGCGAGAGCATCACTATATTGACATTGCCAAACGCTATGTAGACACTTGGAGATTGAATTCCGCAACATGA